In Actinoplanes sp. NBC_00393, a single genomic region encodes these proteins:
- a CDS encoding PrsW family intramembrane metalloprotease: MTAVSQPVPVDEPDPAITAREAAIERTGSGNLVYLWQPRNACFWVYVFGVAYGLWVLYGQINAAIRLYAPALTASAIIFAVYGMLFWWFTVRIDRYSRQPLRLVIAAFVWGGVAAAWGIALSGNSALLSIYQKLFGQAFQVAWGAGLTAPLFEELGKGAGVLLLVFLAPRVVRTAYDGFILGAFVGLGFEILEDISYGYNSANEQFGSDQLGTSLSTVGMRLLTGFSSHILYSALVGAGIVYLLGTVAQRRRAGFGTMLIVVAMLLHGVWDANAGISGGNGALLLPLLIGEILISLAVVIGLFHYTVRPERAAMRAVMAPEAEQGVITTEELDALSGGWKQRRAYRKAANSRAESRVRRHRLEAAHDLADQIAASAGAETDRVRFARAELVRLESA, translated from the coding sequence GTGACCGCTGTTTCGCAACCTGTTCCGGTCGACGAGCCGGACCCTGCGATCACGGCTCGGGAGGCTGCGATCGAGCGGACCGGCTCGGGCAACCTGGTCTACCTGTGGCAGCCGCGTAACGCGTGTTTCTGGGTCTATGTGTTCGGGGTCGCCTATGGCCTATGGGTGTTGTACGGCCAGATCAATGCGGCGATTCGGCTCTACGCGCCCGCTCTGACGGCGAGCGCGATCATTTTCGCGGTCTACGGCATGCTGTTCTGGTGGTTCACGGTCCGCATCGACCGTTACTCCCGTCAGCCGCTGCGGCTGGTGATCGCGGCGTTCGTGTGGGGTGGAGTGGCCGCGGCCTGGGGCATCGCGTTGTCGGGCAACAGTGCGCTGCTCAGCATCTACCAGAAGTTGTTCGGTCAGGCTTTCCAGGTGGCCTGGGGCGCGGGTCTGACCGCGCCGCTCTTCGAGGAGCTGGGCAAGGGCGCCGGCGTGTTGCTGCTGGTGTTCCTGGCGCCCCGCGTGGTCCGGACCGCCTATGACGGGTTCATCCTGGGCGCGTTCGTCGGCTTGGGCTTCGAGATCCTCGAGGACATCTCCTACGGTTACAACTCGGCGAACGAGCAGTTCGGCAGCGACCAACTGGGCACGAGCCTGAGCACCGTGGGAATGCGGCTGTTGACCGGCTTCTCCTCGCACATCCTCTACTCGGCGCTGGTCGGCGCCGGCATCGTCTACCTTCTCGGCACGGTGGCGCAGCGCCGACGCGCCGGATTCGGCACCATGCTGATCGTGGTGGCGATGCTGCTGCACGGGGTGTGGGACGCCAACGCGGGTATCAGCGGCGGCAACGGCGCGCTGCTGCTGCCGCTGTTGATCGGGGAGATTCTCATCAGCCTGGCCGTGGTGATCGGGTTGTTCCATTACACCGTCCGCCCGGAACGCGCGGCGATGCGTGCCGTGATGGCGCCCGAGGCCGAACAAGGTGTGATCACCACCGAAGAACTCGACGCCCTGTCCGGCGGGTGGAAGCAGCGACGGGCGTACCGCAAGGCGGCGAACAGCCGAGCCGAAAGCCGGGTACGGCGACACCGGCTCGAAGCGGCGCACGATCTCGCCGATCAGATCGCGGCTTCGGCGGGCGCCGAGACCGACCGTGTGCGATTCGCCCGTGCCGAACTGGTTCGGCTCGAGTCGGCTTGA
- a CDS encoding sensor histidine kinase produces the protein MSLRDRCRAGLSATGHGVFAIGLGLLNGPVLALWLVALVLSPVPMLGADLLHIATIVVRWRADIERRLGALAGVPIRRPYWPSPDRAELGSRRWVRWIITDPATWRDTAWLLPGAVVGVTLGVIMVAIPAYGLVGVVLLPLWLFLGDVWFGYGVFWPTATLAEAWLAFPQGLILVVVSLGAAPLLRRTDILFARLFLAPTKAAELRLRVAHLTTTRADAIGAQAAELRRIERDLHDGAQARMVAVGMTIGLAERLVLRDPGAALKLLAEARTSNTAALVDLRHLVRGIHPPVLAERGLEGAVQALALHLPVPVEVTSQLPGRLETPIESAVYFAVAEALANIGRHSRAGSAWVHLRHAEGRLFVEVGDDGVGGADATRGTGLHGIERRLGTFDGTMMITSPSAGPTVMTMEVPCALSSPKT, from the coding sequence ATGTCGTTGCGGGATCGATGTCGCGCCGGCCTGTCCGCGACCGGGCACGGCGTGTTCGCGATCGGTCTCGGCTTACTCAACGGGCCGGTGCTCGCCTTGTGGTTGGTCGCTCTCGTGCTCAGCCCGGTGCCGATGCTAGGCGCTGACCTGCTGCATATCGCCACCATCGTCGTTCGGTGGCGGGCCGACATCGAGCGACGCCTCGGTGCCCTGGCGGGGGTGCCGATCCGTCGCCCGTACTGGCCTTCGCCGGATCGAGCCGAGCTGGGCAGCCGCCGGTGGGTCAGGTGGATCATCACCGATCCGGCGACCTGGCGTGACACGGCCTGGTTACTGCCGGGCGCGGTGGTCGGGGTGACACTCGGTGTGATCATGGTGGCGATTCCGGCGTACGGCCTGGTCGGCGTCGTTCTGCTTCCGCTGTGGCTGTTTCTGGGCGACGTGTGGTTCGGGTACGGCGTGTTCTGGCCGACCGCGACCCTCGCCGAGGCCTGGCTGGCGTTTCCACAGGGCCTGATTCTGGTGGTCGTGAGCCTGGGCGCGGCCCCGTTGCTGCGCCGCACCGACATATTGTTCGCCCGGCTCTTCCTCGCCCCGACCAAAGCGGCTGAGCTGCGCTTGAGGGTCGCCCATCTGACCACGACCCGAGCCGATGCCATCGGCGCGCAGGCCGCAGAGCTGCGGCGCATCGAGCGGGACCTGCACGACGGCGCGCAGGCCCGGATGGTGGCGGTCGGCATGACGATCGGGCTCGCCGAACGCCTCGTTCTCCGGGACCCGGGCGCCGCGCTCAAACTGCTGGCCGAGGCGCGCACGTCCAACACGGCCGCGCTGGTGGACCTGCGGCATCTCGTCCGGGGCATCCACCCGCCGGTGCTCGCCGAACGCGGGCTTGAAGGCGCCGTCCAAGCGCTGGCGCTGCACCTGCCGGTACCCGTCGAGGTGACTTCGCAGTTGCCGGGCAGGCTGGAGACGCCGATCGAATCGGCGGTCTACTTCGCGGTGGCCGAGGCGCTGGCCAACATCGGCCGGCACAGCCGGGCCGGCTCGGCCTGGGTTCACCTCCGGCACGCTGAGGGACGGTTGTTCGTCGAGGTCGGTGACGACGGGGTCGGCGGCGCCGACGCGACCCGCGGAACAGGTCTGCACGGCATCGAACGGCGGCTGGGTACTTTCGACGGCACGATGATGATCACTTCGCCGTCGGCCGGCCCGACCGTCATGACCATGGAGGTACCGTGCGCGTTGTCATCGCCGAAGACCTGA
- a CDS encoding DUF5994 family protein has product MAPTTLSTPPQTRNDAVRLLMDPHPSRVTVLDGAWWPRSTDVTAELPRLVDALTGLRGRITHVLMSSAEWDLPHSPRVAVGGESVRIGWYLSQPAGLVTVMTDFGNDRFDLFVVPPNATPASADAALAAAAAASDRRRAPDLLTDIEYTR; this is encoded by the coding sequence ATGGCACCGACCACCCTGTCCACCCCACCGCAAACGCGGAATGACGCCGTACGTCTGCTGATGGACCCGCATCCTTCCCGGGTGACCGTCCTCGACGGCGCCTGGTGGCCCCGGTCAACGGACGTGACGGCCGAACTTCCCCGGCTGGTGGACGCCTTGACGGGCCTGCGCGGCAGGATCACGCATGTGCTGATGAGCTCCGCCGAGTGGGACCTGCCCCACTCGCCACGAGTCGCCGTGGGCGGCGAGTCGGTGCGGATCGGTTGGTACCTCTCTCAGCCGGCCGGTCTGGTCACCGTCATGACCGATTTCGGGAACGACCGCTTCGACCTTTTCGTCGTGCCACCAAACGCCACCCCGGCATCGGCCGACGCGGCCCTGGCCGCCGCGGCGGCCGCGAGCGACAGACGCCGTGCACCCGACCTGCTCACCGACATCGAATACACCCGATGA
- a CDS encoding PP2C family protein-serine/threonine phosphatase, which produces MSEPARRPSDDLPAILHRPTQEAIFPALLEDDIDDLYDNAPCGFLSTLLDGTIAKINATLLAWLGHSRDDLVGRRRFADLLASGSRLYYETHVAPLLRMQGKASGIALEVLTADGTRLPVLVTSAVKTGGTGEPVLIRITVFDARERRAYEQELLRARQSADHDRERLRLLVAGLQRSLLPATLAVPPGMATSALYHMASPDEVGGDFYDLFPLGGDRWGFFLGDVRGKGIGAAAVTAAARYTLRAAAVYDPEPAAVLANLNAVLYQDYRSQEHRHCTVIFGVLERDGPGYTASIAAGGHPPALLVRANGATDYQSTDGGALIGILSEPRVATRTIRLEPGDTLILYSDGLTEARTAPHGERFGDDALRDFVQRQGPTEAAAAVRALTGLLADMADVDDDVAVMAFSVSGD; this is translated from the coding sequence ATGAGCGAGCCGGCTCGTCGGCCCTCCGACGACCTGCCGGCGATACTGCACCGCCCGACGCAGGAGGCCATCTTTCCGGCGCTGCTGGAGGACGACATCGATGACCTTTACGACAACGCGCCGTGCGGCTTTCTCTCCACCCTGCTGGACGGGACGATCGCCAAGATCAACGCCACTCTGCTGGCCTGGCTCGGTCACTCTCGCGACGACCTGGTCGGCAGGCGGCGTTTCGCCGATCTCCTGGCATCCGGCAGTCGCCTCTATTACGAGACGCACGTCGCGCCGCTGCTGCGGATGCAGGGAAAGGCCAGCGGCATCGCGCTGGAGGTGCTCACCGCCGACGGGACGAGACTGCCGGTCCTGGTGACCTCCGCCGTCAAGACCGGCGGTACCGGCGAGCCCGTGCTGATCCGGATCACCGTCTTCGACGCCCGCGAGCGGCGCGCTTACGAGCAGGAACTACTCCGGGCGCGACAGAGCGCCGATCACGATCGCGAACGGCTGCGCCTGCTCGTGGCCGGATTGCAGCGCAGCCTGTTGCCGGCCACGCTGGCGGTGCCGCCGGGCATGGCGACCTCCGCCCTCTATCACATGGCTTCGCCCGATGAGGTGGGTGGCGACTTCTACGATCTGTTCCCGCTGGGCGGTGACCGGTGGGGTTTCTTCCTCGGCGACGTACGCGGCAAGGGGATCGGCGCCGCGGCGGTGACCGCCGCCGCCCGCTACACGCTGCGAGCCGCGGCTGTCTACGACCCGGAGCCCGCCGCGGTACTGGCGAACCTCAACGCCGTGCTCTACCAGGACTATCGGAGCCAGGAACACCGGCATTGCACCGTCATCTTCGGCGTGCTCGAACGAGACGGCCCGGGATACACCGCCTCGATCGCCGCCGGTGGGCATCCGCCCGCCCTGCTGGTTCGGGCGAACGGTGCCACCGACTATCAGAGCACCGACGGCGGTGCCCTGATCGGCATCCTGTCCGAACCGCGGGTGGCGACCCGCACGATCCGGCTGGAACCCGGTGACACGTTGATCCTCTACAGCGATGGGCTCACCGAGGCGCGCACCGCTCCGCACGGGGAGCGCTTCGGCGACGACGCGCTGCGCGATTTCGTCCAGCGCCAGGGCCCTACCGAGGCCGCCGCCGCCGTTCGGGCCCTCACCGGCCTGCTCGCCGACATGGCGGATGTCGATGACGATGTAGCCGTCATGGCATTCAGTGTGTCCGGCGACTGA
- a CDS encoding GAF and ANTAR domain-containing protein: MSGVSAERLASIFVEVADTLVDEFDLLEFLHMLTDRARSLVNAAAAGLMLADERGRLEFMAGSDENVRLIELFQLQNDQGPCLEAYRTGQPVINVDLAAAASRWPRFAPRASEAGFRSVHAFPLRLRSQVIGALNIFGSTTGGDFGAADVPIMQALADVATIGLMQERAIRRSEALTEQLQGALNSRIIIEQAKGALAQVHDVSVDEAFRRIRAYARNHNRRLTEVAALIVTDLASLPGLAQP; the protein is encoded by the coding sequence ATGAGCGGCGTTTCGGCTGAGCGACTGGCAAGCATCTTCGTGGAGGTCGCCGACACGTTGGTCGACGAGTTCGACCTCCTCGAGTTTCTGCACATGCTCACCGACCGGGCCCGCAGTCTGGTGAACGCGGCCGCCGCCGGACTGATGCTGGCCGACGAACGCGGACGGCTGGAGTTCATGGCCGGTTCGGACGAGAACGTACGCCTGATCGAATTGTTCCAGCTGCAGAATGATCAGGGCCCCTGCCTGGAGGCGTACCGGACCGGACAGCCGGTCATCAACGTCGACCTGGCGGCGGCGGCAAGCCGCTGGCCTCGCTTCGCGCCCCGGGCCTCGGAGGCGGGCTTCCGATCCGTGCACGCCTTCCCGTTGCGGCTGCGTTCCCAGGTGATCGGTGCTCTCAACATCTTCGGCAGCACCACCGGCGGCGATTTCGGGGCCGCCGATGTGCCGATCATGCAGGCTCTCGCTGACGTGGCGACCATCGGGCTGATGCAGGAACGCGCGATCCGCCGCAGTGAGGCGCTGACCGAACAACTACAGGGGGCGTTGAACAGCCGGATCATCATCGAGCAGGCCAAGGGTGCTCTCGCACAGGTCCACGACGTCAGCGTCGATGAGGCGTTCCGCCGGATCCGCGCCTACGCCCGCAACCACAACCGGCGTCTCACCGAGGTTGCCGCGCTGATCGTCACCGATCTGGCATCACTGCCCGGTCTGGCGCAGCCCTGA
- a CDS encoding GAF and ANTAR domain-containing protein, with amino-acid sequence MTSPARGDDHGALVRRLVEAQPADGGLLRRICLAAVGALSASGSGISVMTADGTRGVCATSDPVSERVEELQFTLGEGPCIDAFAARRPVLAADLSDGGGRRWPVYTPAAQDAGVQAVFAFPLQVGAARLGVMDVFRDRVGPMSGAELQLAFTFAELTVKVLLDLQQDETAADDGATVLDVGRRAELFQAQGMVMMQLGVSISEALVRIRAYAFAENRRLEDVAHDIVQRRLRFDG; translated from the coding sequence ATGACCTCGCCTGCCCGCGGCGATGACCACGGTGCGCTCGTCCGGCGTCTCGTCGAGGCCCAGCCGGCGGATGGGGGTCTGTTACGGCGGATCTGTCTCGCCGCCGTCGGGGCGTTGTCGGCGAGTGGGTCCGGGATCAGCGTGATGACCGCTGACGGGACACGCGGGGTGTGTGCGACGTCGGATCCGGTCAGCGAACGTGTCGAGGAATTGCAGTTCACTCTCGGCGAGGGGCCCTGTATCGATGCCTTCGCCGCTCGCCGTCCGGTTCTCGCGGCGGATCTGTCCGACGGGGGTGGCCGCCGTTGGCCGGTCTATACCCCGGCCGCCCAGGACGCCGGCGTCCAGGCTGTCTTCGCCTTCCCGTTGCAGGTCGGCGCCGCCCGGCTCGGTGTCATGGACGTCTTCCGGGACCGGGTCGGGCCGATGAGCGGCGCGGAACTGCAGTTGGCGTTCACGTTCGCGGAGCTCACCGTGAAGGTCCTGCTGGACCTGCAGCAGGATGAGACCGCCGCTGACGACGGTGCCACGGTTCTGGACGTCGGGCGCCGGGCTGAACTGTTCCAGGCACAGGGGATGGTCATGATGCAGTTGGGGGTATCCATCAGTGAGGCTCTGGTACGGATCCGGGCATATGCCTTCGCCGAAAACCGTCGCCTGGAGGATGTCGCCCACGACATCGTGCAGCGCCGGCTGCGATTTGACGGTTGA
- a CDS encoding response regulator transcription factor produces the protein MRVVIAEDLTLLRDGLTRLLEAFDFEVVAAVDNGPALLPTLLQHRPDVAIVDVRLPPTYTDEGLKAAIAARIAIPGLPVLVLSQHVEPLYARELLTDSGRGVGYLLKDRISDVEQFVQAVQQVAAGGTALDPEVVSQLLARREPLKGLTPREHDVLKHIAEGRSNAAIAAQLFITEKVVSKYINNIFSKLGMPPSDDDNRRVLAVLRYLDV, from the coding sequence GTGCGCGTTGTCATCGCCGAAGACCTGACGCTGCTGCGAGACGGGCTCACCCGCCTGCTCGAGGCGTTCGATTTCGAAGTGGTCGCGGCCGTCGACAACGGGCCCGCGCTGCTTCCCACCCTGCTGCAACACCGGCCGGACGTGGCCATCGTCGATGTACGGCTGCCGCCGACCTACACCGACGAAGGCCTGAAGGCCGCCATCGCCGCCCGCATAGCGATTCCCGGACTACCGGTCCTGGTGCTCTCCCAGCATGTCGAGCCGCTCTACGCCCGCGAGTTGCTCACCGACAGCGGCCGAGGCGTCGGCTACCTGCTCAAGGACCGCATCTCCGACGTCGAACAATTCGTCCAGGCGGTCCAGCAGGTCGCCGCGGGCGGGACAGCCCTCGACCCGGAGGTCGTCAGCCAGCTCCTGGCCCGCCGGGAACCACTGAAAGGCCTGACCCCACGCGAGCACGACGTCCTCAAACACATCGCCGAGGGACGCTCGAACGCGGCCATCGCAGCCCAACTGTTCATCACCGAAAAGGTGGTCAGCAAATACATCAACAACATCTTCAGCAAACTCGGCATGCCGCCGTCCGACGACGACAACCGGCGCGTGCTGGCGGTTCTTCGATACCTCGACGTTTGA
- a CDS encoding fatty acid desaturase family protein, producing the protein MTATTLRRTSPAGSDFAELNRRVNALGLMRRQPAYYILRFALVGLLAAGGWAAFFVIGSSWWTLAVAVVLAVAFAQLGLVAHDLAHRQVFRTKGPSAIAGRIAGNLGIGMSYGWWMEKHTRHHNNPNHDDLDPDVAPEVLIWATESAVGRRGLAAFVTRHQAGLFFPLLTLLSLDLKISSIKALRAGAVKRPVLESGLLVVHAVCYLGALFLVLSPLQALVFLVVHQGLFGVYLGMTFAPNHKGMPHPTGDEDFLRKQVLTSRNVRGGWFVDVALGGLNYQIEHHLFPAMPTANLRKVQPIVQQYCAEIGVPYEQTGLIESYRQALRYLHEVGAPLRDAH; encoded by the coding sequence ATGACGGCAACCACACTCCGGCGTACCTCACCGGCCGGCAGCGATTTCGCGGAACTCAACCGCCGGGTCAACGCTCTCGGCCTGATGCGGCGTCAGCCCGCCTACTACATTCTGCGGTTCGCGCTGGTCGGTCTGCTGGCCGCCGGAGGCTGGGCCGCGTTCTTCGTCATCGGGTCCTCCTGGTGGACGCTGGCCGTCGCGGTGGTGCTCGCCGTCGCGTTCGCCCAGCTGGGTCTGGTCGCCCACGATCTCGCTCACCGGCAGGTTTTTCGCACCAAGGGCCCGAGCGCGATCGCCGGCCGCATCGCCGGCAACCTCGGTATCGGCATGAGTTACGGCTGGTGGATGGAGAAGCACACGCGCCACCACAACAACCCCAACCATGACGACCTCGACCCGGACGTGGCACCGGAGGTGCTGATTTGGGCCACCGAGTCAGCGGTCGGCCGCCGCGGGCTGGCCGCCTTCGTCACCCGTCACCAGGCCGGCCTGTTCTTTCCGCTGCTGACACTGCTCAGCCTCGATCTGAAGATCTCCAGCATCAAGGCGCTGCGAGCAGGCGCGGTCAAACGCCCGGTCCTGGAGTCGGGGCTGCTCGTGGTCCACGCGGTCTGCTATCTCGGCGCGCTGTTCCTGGTGCTGTCGCCGTTGCAGGCGCTGGTCTTCCTGGTGGTGCATCAGGGTCTGTTCGGCGTTTACCTGGGCATGACTTTCGCACCGAATCACAAGGGGATGCCGCATCCCACCGGTGACGAGGACTTCCTGCGCAAACAGGTGCTGACCTCCCGCAACGTCCGCGGCGGATGGTTCGTCGACGTCGCGCTCGGCGGCCTGAACTACCAGATCGAGCACCACCTGTTCCCGGCCATGCCGACGGCCAACCTGCGTAAGGTTCAGCCGATCGTTCAGCAGTACTGCGCGGAGATCGGTGTGCCCTACGAGCAGACCGGGCTGATCGAGTCGTACCGTCAGGCCCTGCGTTACCTGCACGAGGTCGGGGCACCGCTGCGAGACGCCCACTGA